A genome region from Methylobacterium sp. FF17 includes the following:
- a CDS encoding phage tail length tape measure family protein has product MTLQLAVRITGDASSLTQSALEATSAVKGVGAAATGASAQASAAAGGLDRVAQATTGITTAQREQAAAATGAAAAMDAVARATGAAGQAQASATAAALGQAAAIAKVNAEAAALGRTVQGSQRNVAEFMAAGIAPRAPLTPAGQPVAPAAPAPPRSPAPAPAPAPAAPSPAPANQNLRRDQWTNLAYQGNDIVTSLASGISPMQVLAQQGGQVVQVLGETPGGIAGGLKIVAGRAMEILTPVRLMAAGFLGAAAGVVYLGTTWAKTQAEIREGLAGIGTMSRATVGDIERIAETAAAGGRIGRSDARGVATAVAATGKVDVANVPDIVNLAPGYAKLFGKDLKEAGSDLARIFADPVKGAAELDARIGGLDAKTQVYIRTLVEQGNRQEAIRQIVRAFSPDLDAASEKTSRWAKAWGLVSSAAEAAGRFVARPFTDDPTKERLAKAQAELDSAEYAREEGTGGDMVPTITRLRKEIAELTGKAAEEAAAPGKKAAAELSRQADDAVRALQPEIDQLEKLNARILLLQKLQGDSQAQKGLSASAQQVQSALDLARGAVETFMSAQDKARASEALTIRSIEARTVAEKAAIAAERERLALVGQAVSEDDRRQRVEAAKQAVLAQSTRDSQDRLRGANDNAATAGLLPYQRQRAELEAKYRKIFLDDQGNLPAIANDQKAKAAEQQALDAEAVGGPLRDANRGLTEQVAALRLQQVAFGASTEAAARMAAAQQLINQYTAAGVPITADLKRGIDEYAAAAGKVAARQEDLYRRQRELVGGLDDMRSGTRSGVTGIFSDVSQGKNPLAGITSSISSMASRVFDRQVSTPLANGLFGQEGKAGGGMFGDALGGIFGKAQGLTTADISAGIVNLSGPVSGVGALAASAANSNVPSAASVAAGLTGKSGSDLERAAAAIRTIESGSPAGNYGALGPLTKSGDRAYGAYQVMGNNIPSWTKEALGKSLTKEEFLGDKGAQDAVFNSQFGKSLSKYGNSNDAASVWFSGKPLAQAAGLKDVLGTSGSSYVDKFNKALPGAPAAAPAATAAMPQLQNLDASLQSFNTSTTTATQGLSGLTSNLTALPAPLAQTSQGLTQVGSSLGSGGGGGILGAIASLFGGNGSAPATVAAAGGGHVTGPGTATSDSIAAWLSNGEFVVNAAATKRNLPLLHALNDNRMPAFAEGGLVGMAVPPTARQDASAGEDRAPARGAAGGGGMEFHLHDNAGVQVSQKQTTNERGQPRMDVTLDRMFADAVSRPGSRTGRALKGSWGIDRTLTRRG; this is encoded by the coding sequence ATGACGCTGCAGCTCGCCGTTCGCATCACGGGCGACGCCTCGTCCCTGACCCAGAGCGCCCTGGAAGCCACCTCGGCGGTCAAGGGTGTCGGCGCAGCTGCCACCGGTGCCAGTGCGCAGGCGTCGGCCGCCGCCGGTGGCCTGGACCGGGTGGCACAGGCGACCACCGGGATCACCACCGCCCAGCGGGAACAGGCGGCGGCCGCGACCGGCGCGGCGGCGGCGATGGACGCTGTGGCACGCGCGACCGGTGCGGCGGGCCAAGCGCAGGCCTCGGCGACAGCGGCGGCGTTGGGCCAGGCGGCCGCGATCGCCAAGGTGAACGCAGAGGCGGCCGCCCTTGGCCGGACGGTTCAGGGCAGCCAGCGCAACGTCGCCGAGTTCATGGCCGCCGGGATCGCGCCCCGCGCTCCGCTCACTCCGGCTGGGCAGCCTGTCGCCCCGGCTGCGCCGGCGCCCCCGCGCTCACCCGCCCCGGCTCCAGCTCCCGCTCCGGCGGCCCCGTCGCCCGCACCGGCCAATCAGAACCTGCGGCGCGATCAGTGGACGAACCTCGCCTACCAGGGCAACGACATCGTCACCTCGCTCGCCTCCGGCATCTCACCGATGCAGGTGCTGGCTCAGCAGGGTGGCCAGGTTGTCCAGGTGCTGGGCGAAACCCCCGGCGGGATCGCAGGCGGCCTGAAGATCGTGGCCGGTCGCGCCATGGAGATCCTGACGCCGGTGCGCCTCATGGCAGCCGGCTTCCTCGGGGCCGCCGCCGGCGTCGTCTATCTCGGCACGACCTGGGCCAAGACACAGGCGGAGATCCGCGAAGGGCTCGCCGGCATCGGCACGATGTCCCGGGCCACCGTCGGCGACATCGAGCGGATCGCCGAGACGGCGGCCGCCGGTGGCAGGATCGGCCGCTCGGACGCGCGTGGCGTCGCGACCGCGGTTGCCGCCACGGGCAAGGTCGACGTCGCGAACGTGCCCGACATCGTCAACTTGGCGCCCGGCTACGCCAAGCTCTTCGGCAAGGATCTGAAGGAAGCCGGCTCTGACCTTGCTCGCATCTTCGCCGATCCGGTGAAGGGCGCGGCCGAGCTGGACGCGCGGATCGGCGGGCTTGACGCCAAGACGCAGGTCTACATCCGCACGCTCGTCGAACAGGGCAACCGCCAGGAGGCGATCCGCCAGATCGTGCGGGCCTTCTCTCCTGACCTCGACGCCGCCTCCGAGAAGACGTCGCGGTGGGCCAAGGCCTGGGGCTTGGTCAGCAGCGCGGCCGAGGCAGCCGGAAGGTTCGTCGCCCGGCCCTTCACGGACGACCCGACCAAGGAGCGTCTGGCGAAGGCACAGGCCGAACTCGACAGTGCGGAGTACGCCCGCGAAGAGGGCACCGGCGGCGACATGGTCCCGACCATCACGCGCCTGCGGAAAGAAATTGCGGAGCTGACGGGCAAGGCCGCCGAGGAAGCGGCTGCGCCCGGAAAGAAGGCGGCCGCCGAACTCTCAAGGCAGGCTGACGACGCGGTTCGCGCACTCCAGCCGGAGATCGACCAGCTCGAAAAGCTGAACGCCAGGATCCTGCTGCTGCAAAAGCTCCAGGGTGACAGCCAGGCGCAGAAGGGGCTCAGCGCCAGCGCGCAGCAGGTTCAGAGCGCCCTGGACCTCGCCCGTGGTGCGGTCGAAACCTTCATGTCGGCGCAGGACAAGGCCCGCGCCTCAGAAGCTCTGACAATCCGCTCGATCGAAGCGCGGACGGTGGCCGAGAAGGCGGCGATCGCCGCCGAGCGCGAGCGCTTGGCGCTGGTCGGTCAGGCTGTCAGCGAGGACGATCGCCGGCAGCGGGTCGAGGCGGCCAAGCAAGCCGTGTTGGCGCAGTCCACCCGCGATAGCCAGGACCGGCTGCGCGGCGCCAACGACAACGCCGCCACCGCCGGCCTGCTGCCCTACCAGCGCCAGCGCGCGGAACTGGAGGCGAAGTACCGCAAGATCTTCCTCGACGATCAGGGCAACCTGCCGGCGATCGCCAACGACCAGAAGGCCAAGGCGGCGGAGCAACAGGCTCTGGATGCCGAGGCCGTGGGCGGGCCGTTGCGGGACGCGAACCGGGGCCTGACCGAACAGGTCGCGGCGCTACGCCTCCAGCAGGTTGCCTTCGGTGCTTCGACCGAAGCGGCCGCCCGGATGGCGGCGGCCCAGCAGCTCATCAATCAGTACACCGCCGCCGGCGTGCCGATCACGGCCGACCTGAAGCGCGGGATCGACGAGTATGCCGCTGCGGCCGGCAAGGTCGCGGCCCGCCAGGAGGATCTCTACCGTCGGCAGCGCGAGCTGGTCGGCGGCCTCGACGATATGCGCTCGGGGACGCGCTCGGGCGTCACGGGGATCTTCTCCGACGTCAGCCAGGGCAAGAACCCGCTCGCCGGTATCACGTCCTCGATCAGCTCGATGGCATCGCGCGTCTTCGACCGTCAGGTATCGACGCCTCTGGCCAACGGGCTCTTCGGGCAGGAGGGCAAGGCCGGCGGTGGGATGTTCGGCGATGCCCTCGGCGGCATCTTCGGCAAGGCGCAGGGCCTGACCACGGCCGACATCTCCGCCGGCATCGTCAACCTCAGCGGTCCGGTTTCCGGTGTGGGTGCGCTCGCCGCCTCCGCCGCGAACAGCAACGTGCCGAGCGCGGCCAGCGTCGCGGCTGGGCTGACGGGCAAGTCCGGCAGCGACCTGGAGCGCGCGGCAGCTGCGATCCGCACGATCGAGAGCGGAAGCCCGGCGGGCAACTATGGCGCGCTCGGCCCGCTCACGAAGTCAGGGGACCGGGCCTATGGCGCCTACCAGGTCATGGGCAACAACATCCCGTCCTGGACCAAGGAAGCGCTCGGCAAGAGCCTGACCAAGGAAGAGTTCCTGGGCGACAAGGGCGCCCAGGACGCGGTGTTCAACAGCCAGTTCGGCAAGTCCCTTTCGAAATACGGCAACTCGAACGACGCGGCATCCGTGTGGTTCAGCGGAAAGCCGCTTGCCCAAGCCGCCGGGCTGAAGGATGTGCTCGGGACGTCCGGCAGCAGCTACGTCGACAAGTTCAACAAGGCCCTGCCTGGCGCTCCGGCAGCAGCACCGGCGGCCACCGCCGCGATGCCGCAGCTCCAGAACCTCGACGCCTCCTTGCAGTCGTTCAACACCTCCACGACGACGGCCACGCAAGGTCTGTCCGGGCTGACCAGCAACCTCACGGCGCTGCCGGCGCCGCTGGCCCAGACCAGCCAGGGTCTGACCCAGGTCGGCAGCTCGCTCGGCTCGGGCGGGGGCGGCGGCATCCTCGGCGCCATCGCCAGCCTGTTCGGCGGCAATGGCTCCGCGCCGGCCACCGTCGCGGCCGCCGGCGGCGGGCACGTCACCGGCCCGGGCACCGCGACCTCGGACAGCATCGCGGCTTGGCTCTCCAACGGCGAGTTCGTCGTGAACGCGGCCGCCACCAAGCGGAACCTGCCGCTCCTGCATGCCCTGAACGACAACCGCATGCCGGCCTTCGCAGAGGGCGGCCTGGTCGGCATGGCCGTCCCGCCAACCGCGCGCCAGGACGCGTCCGCCGGCGAGGACCGCGCACCGGCGCGTGGCGCGGCAGGCGGCGGCGGGATGGAGTTTCACCTCCACGACAACGCCGGGGTCCAGGTCTCGCAAAAGCAGACCACCAACGAGCGCGGCCAGCCCCGCATGGACGTAACGCTGGATCGGATGTTCGCCGATGCCGTGAGCCGGCCGGGCTCGCGTACCGGTCGCGCTCTGAAGGGAAGCTGGGGCATCGATCGAACCCTCACGAGGCGCGGATGA
- a CDS encoding DUF1799 domain-containing protein, whose protein sequence is MPGGEVSATTTVEVWDDHWTAFCIFRACGTQWRVLATRTALLHLGLDYPGVDVVMRRLLPPEIDDRAVFADVMAMEAEALVVLNGDAA, encoded by the coding sequence ATGCCCGGCGGAGAGGTCTCCGCGACCACGACGGTCGAGGTCTGGGATGATCACTGGACAGCCTTCTGCATCTTCCGCGCCTGCGGCACGCAATGGCGTGTCCTCGCGACGCGAACTGCTCTCCTGCATCTCGGGCTCGACTATCCCGGCGTGGACGTCGTGATGCGTCGCTTGTTGCCGCCCGAGATCGATGACCGGGCCGTGTTCGCCGACGTCATGGCGATGGAGGCCGAAGCCCTGGTTGTCTTGAACGGGGATGCCGCATGA
- a CDS encoding phage tail tube protein yields MARRYYRKLAALAKIEATYGVNAAPTGAANALVMSDVSVTPLQGDQVSRDLMLPYFGDQGSVLAGINVRVEGSIEIAGAGAAGAVPGYGVMLRACGLSETVTAGVKVEYQPVSGGQEAATIFMNLDGVNHVLLGARGTVTLSETPKQIPRFRFTMTGLLGPIADTPLPTQVLTGFQKPLVVSAENTTFSLHGLVAPMESFTLDLGNQVEARMLVGSESIEIVDRKAKGTAVIEAVSLATKDWYAAAKNSVVGPMLSRHGLVAGNIVEIQAPAVQVGPPTHGNTQGVLNTSLPLMLCPVAGDDELIIRVL; encoded by the coding sequence GTGGCGAGACGCTACTATCGCAAGCTGGCTGCCCTCGCGAAGATCGAGGCGACCTATGGGGTCAATGCCGCGCCGACTGGTGCGGCCAACGCCCTGGTGATGTCGGACGTGTCGGTCACGCCGCTCCAGGGTGATCAGGTCTCGCGTGACCTGATGCTCCCGTACTTCGGCGACCAGGGATCGGTGCTGGCCGGTATTAACGTCCGGGTCGAAGGCTCCATCGAGATCGCAGGCGCGGGCGCCGCCGGCGCCGTGCCGGGTTACGGCGTGATGCTCCGGGCCTGCGGCCTCTCCGAGACCGTCACGGCGGGGGTAAAGGTCGAGTACCAGCCCGTCAGCGGTGGGCAGGAAGCCGCCACCATCTTCATGAACCTCGACGGGGTGAACCACGTGCTCCTCGGCGCGCGGGGCACCGTAACCCTGTCCGAGACCCCCAAGCAGATCCCGAGGTTCCGCTTCACCATGACCGGCCTTCTCGGGCCGATCGCCGACACGCCCCTGCCGACGCAGGTTCTCACGGGCTTCCAGAAGCCGCTGGTCGTGTCGGCGGAGAACACGACGTTCTCGCTCCACGGGCTGGTGGCTCCGATGGAGAGCTTCACCCTGGATCTCGGCAATCAGGTTGAGGCGCGGATGCTCGTCGGCTCCGAGAGCATCGAGATCGTCGACCGGAAAGCCAAGGGCACCGCCGTGATCGAGGCCGTCTCGCTCGCGACGAAGGACTGGTACGCGGCCGCCAAGAACTCGGTCGTGGGGCCGATGCTGTCGCGCCACGGCCTCGTCGCTGGCAACATCGTCGAGATCCAGGCTCCAGCCGTCCAGGTCGGCCCGCCCACCCACGGCAACACGCAGGGCGTGCTGAACACCTCGCTGCCGCTGATGCTCTGTCCGGTCGCCGGCGACGACGAGCTGATCATCCGCGTGCTCTGA